From the genome of Pseudophryne corroboree isolate aPseCor3 chromosome 9, aPseCor3.hap2, whole genome shotgun sequence:
ttgaagacacaatttgtgatttgcatttaaaactatctccctttctaggggagaagctggcagggccgatttgaaaaaccggcgaggaggcacctcttcgaattccagcctgtaaccctggtaaacaatttttattgcccagggatccacctgtgagtgaacccagatgtggctgaaaagtcgatgaCGTGCCCCcattggggcggactccctcagctgagccccagcgtcatgcagtggattttgtagaggccggggaggacttctgctcctgggaactagctgtggttggcagcttttttcctctgcccctacacctggccagaaaggatgatcctcgtactctcttgtttttatttgaccgaaaggacagcatttgataatgtggcgctatcttaggctgtgagggaatataaggcaaaattttttatttacctgccgtagctgtggagaccaggtccgagagaccttccccaaataattcctcacccttgtaaggtaaaacctccatatgcctctttgagtcggcatcacctgtccattgccgggtccataggtctcgtctagcagaaatcgacatagcgttgaccctagaacccagtaggccaatgtctctttgagcatccctcatatataagacagcatctttaatatgacccagggtcaataaaatggtatccttatccagggtatctaattctgccgataaggtatctgtccacgctgctaccagagtgtgtgtaaatggactttaaggtagcctcctgcttgcgatcagcaggatccctgagggtagccgtatcttgggatggcagtgctacctttttggataagcgtgtcaacgctttgtccacccttggggaggattcccaccgtatcctgtccttacccgggaaaggatacgccataagaatccttttgggaatctgcagtttcttgtctggagattcccacgccttttcaaataactcgttcagctcatgagaaggggtaaaggttacctcaggtttcttttccttatacatgtgtaccctcgtgttagggacaggggattcctctgtgatatgcaaaacatcctttattgcaatcatatattgaatacttttagccaatattggctgtaactttgcatcatcgtagtcgacactggagtcagaatccgtgtcggtattagtgtctactatttgggatagtgtgcgcttttgagaccacgagggtccctgcgacataggagcaggcagggcctgactctctgcataattcctggactcagctttgtccaaccttttgtgcaataaattcacattagcacttaaaacattccacatatccacccagtcaggtgtcggtgttgccgacggagacacaacattcatttgctccacctcctcgctaggaaagccttctacctcagacatgccgacacacgtgtaccgacacaccaaacactcagggaaccctcttatctgaagacagttcccccacaaggccctttggagagacagagagagagagtatgccagcacacacccagcgctaataacccaggaaaaaacacactatatgtttacccaggtagcgctgtaaATATCTATtttcgccaaattatgtgccccccctcttttttaaaaccctctttcaccgtgtaagcaggggagagtccggggagcttcctctcagcgctgtgctgtggagaaaatggcgctggtgagtgctgaggaacaagctccgccccctcagcggcgggcttcggtccaactgaaaaattcaaaaactggcttgggatctcttttatatacagtgcccagcctgtatatatgcttattgccagatttggaggtccttattgctgccctgccccccctgcgccctgcacccttacagtgactgccgtgtgtgtgcgctgtgtgggagcaatggcgcacagcattaccgctgcgcgttacctcagtgaagatctgaagttttctgccgcctctgaagtcttctttcttcatatactcacccagcttctatcttccggctctgcgaggaggacggcggcgcggctctgggacgaactgcggggtgagacctgcgttccgttccctctggagctaatggtgtccagtagcctaagaaatagagcctgacattaaagtaagtctgattctctctcctcagtccctctttctttttcaggaaactcaggagagctccctgtaatgcacccagtctcctctgggaagggaaaagaaaCCAAGAccttcttagggatctggaatttcttttccagaTTTTCACAGGCTTTCTCAAAGaccgcatttaattcttttgatgccGGGAAggtggggtgtggtattgaaagtcgacagtaactaggtcgacagggtctttaggtcgacatgttctaggttgacaggtcaaaaggtcgacatgagttttgaatgttattttggtgtcgttttcttcgtagagtgaccgggaaccccaattagtgcaccgcgttcgctcgccatgcttcgggcatgctgccttcgctccgctaccgcttcgctcggcacagattaccgttccaatcgtagtccacgtggatcgttaagtatgaaaaggttcaaaaaaaaaaaaattgtgaaaaactaatgtcgaccttttgacctgtcgacctaaagaccctgtcgaccaacagtggtcgacctagttactgtcgactttcagtccagaTCCCGGGAAGGTGAGGGCGGCTTTTTATTGTCTGTGAAAAGGCCacctctacctgctcaggagctgtgtcagtaaTGTGTTACACATCCCttgcagcttcaatcatcaactgcacccccttagcaagggatgccgttcccctcgacacatcccagtcaccgtctgcagtgtcagaatcggtgtccgtgtcatcctgcataagtttggcaagtgcacgtttgtgagaatgtaccgcaggggacccagaggaagcagtatcagaccatacaaccatagaggattgcagaacttgagtggcatgctcagtcctagcaaccctatcagaaatctgagaaatagtccccctcagagagactaaccattctgactctctagctgggatctgcactacaacagtgcaatcctgattacatggtatgcagtcttcctgggaggataaatcctctgcagaatatgaaagtgtccctagacatgttgtcacatacacaccaaacaccccacaaacacacagggtactgggtagacagtcccccccccccccccaagaatggcagagagacacacagagattggagccaacccacacagagcgctattataggtatagggagaccctaaccagcgctgactgtgtcccttaataggtgaaacagcctttacacagcctcccctcccttttacaaccccctgataccgtacaaatagctggagttgctctggagggacctgttcatacactggcagtgagctgcaggcaggaaaatggcgctgaacgctgctgggtccgctctgaggagaagctcaatggcactgtcttcccgctcatgTGAGAttgtactggcctgaggatttgtttgctggctgagatccacggaccccgacaggttggaaatggtcagtgtagggttatgtgctggctcagggcgccccacagcagtaccgctgagccgtccgggagcatggttaataccgcgctcctactcataaagctgtcctcttcacactgaccccccgcttgtgaggggggacagtgactcactcaccactttcagctctgtaagggggtggcggctggctgccggggtgagcgttctcctgtggcggggcgcggtctgtcccctctggagctcaatgtctagtcagcggagtcagtgctcagaccctgcagggcggacactgctcccccccctaagtccctcgatgcaggcaggatgttgccagcagcctcctgtaattaaaaaaaaaaaaaaaaaaaaaaaaaaaaaaggaactcaaAAACTTTTACCAGGAAAGCTCTGTaatgctcctccgggcacattttctaaaaagagtctggtaggaggggcatagagggaggagccagcccacactattaaactcttaaagtgccaatggctcctggtggacccatctatacccatggtaccaatatggacccgtgaatcctctaagacgtaagagaaacggGGTTTATACAGTAAAGAACCCCTAGACATGTGCGCCTTacatgtccctggtggctagtggagcggctgcccagtaatcagtgtccacgccagcgcgcacggcccaccTCCTATGGCCGcgatggatcgcggtaaagtgcgggtacagaagccccttacctcccccgtacctgcggccccacgatccgggaggacaGCGGCATGTGTGTGACTGACcgtgaagaaaccggagcctccgctgcagtgacccggcaacaagggcgcgggagtatacagcgccgcaggGGTGACGGAGCTGCAGCCAGAGAAGTCTGTGagactttgcctgctgcagcccttgtagttctGTATAAGAATCATCAATAGGCTGCCTGAGGTAGCCCCCTGtttagtgcctgcttactgcattgagccttttggtgcctcggatcaaaatcctactctacaccccgatgttaatccttgtggagcccagtgtaccccgcagcagaaataagttTATTATTTAAAGTAATAGGTAATTGTTTGATCTAGAACAGTGACTATTGGGTAGCGGTTCTGGTTTTAGCGTTTGTACCAGTTTTAGTATAATTGCACTAATTATTGTAGAATTGCTGATAAAAGGACTTAATCGTGTCACGAAGGCCAGCCCTCTGACAAAATGTTAGGGCAGAGCCTTGTGACCTAACTATTCCCTAGTGTCTCCTGCACTACATTGGTGGCTGGCATGATGCGACCACATTGTGGCTTCCTATAGCAGCTAGTGGCGGGTGTGTTACTATTCTGATAAAGCCACGTGGCACTCAGCCAACAACTATAGATATAGGGTACTAGTTTATAGACCATTTTTAGTATGAGTTGAAGGTTATATTAAAACGTTATGCACTATGGTGTGCCCCCTTGTTATTAattatacacacacaaaatatGGTTTTAAGCAACCACTGGGTCATGCAGTATGGTTGTAACAGAGATTGAGGACCTTTATGACCCGCTCTGATGACTCTGTGACCATAAGGAGCGGTGTCCATGAAGTCTTCTTTCTACTTCTCCGCAGTGAAAGAGCTCTGTCAGTCACTCAGTACAGTTCTGCGTGTGGTATTCGGTAACACAGTGCAAGGAGGATTATCCCAAGGAGTACTTCGTTCTTACTAGTTATTTTATACATACCATATATTGGTTTCTTTTTTAGCATAGACTAATGAACACACCTATACAGTTTGAATTCACTTGTAAAATTTATTCAGAAATAATCCCACAGTATGtccaaaagtttaaaaaatgaaaggTTCATGGAACAATGCAAAAATAGTAAAAGGATGTTTGATTATCAATGCATTGATTTTGGTCAGAAAGGCAGTATTGCTACTGTATATTATGGCTACCAGTATCCAGACATCAGGGAATCTTCCAGTCCCAATGCCAGCACAATAACTCAAGATAAACTACAGATCTGATGAGAGAGTTAATGTCCTATTTAAAGCATCAGTAAGGAAGATAGATGTAATCTTGAGAAGACCAAAGGTTTCAAGGATCCACTGTTCATATTACATTCTTCTACTTACTCAGTAACAGAACTAGATATGTGACTAATCAGATTTAGTGTGCAAAAACCAGGTACTGTAGGATCATTTCTTCCTCGCCATCAAGCAGAAAGAGCTCTGATGCAGCATTATTTTGGCTGTGCGGTATATCGCAGGTATTTTTTACCAGAAGGCAGCTCtttggtgaagacgccggaaggaaACATTTTGCAAGCCTCTGCCTCAGGAACAGTCGGTGGGACCATAACTCTGTCACCAAGctagataaaataaataaataaatataggagTATTCAGTACACAGCGGATTACCTTGCAAAATATTGAAGCTGCAAAACAAGGGAACCCTGTGCAATGGTAATGCTTTCAACAAGTCTAGTGAATACTTTGGTACACCAGACCAGTTTAAAATGATGTATATCCAAGTGTCTTCCTCACCTCAAACACACATAGGACTTTATAGGTGTAACAAGCAAGTCTATAGATTGGATTAAAACTCCAATAGTGTATACCTGGAAACAGTGTAATTTCTTGCGGTGGACGAGCAGTGCAACAGCACGTGGCACTTAGTTCCCTTacagcctcccctcctcctccaaacccccccccctcctccacctcctccaaacccccccccccccccctccccccgcggtTGGGTTAAGAGTTCTGCAAAACTCCGCCACCCGAGTGGAGTACTtgggaagaggagggaggagcGTGATGTCAGTGCTGGCGGGcattccccttggcaacgagcattaaacCATGACTCCCAGCgcgtaaaacccctggcaatgagcagataatttaaaagtgattagaagctttactgtagagcaggcattccaaaCCACGGTCCGCAAgcccactaacagtgcaggttttagggatatccaggctgcagcacagatggttaaacaaAACAACTGAGATACTaattgcagcctggatatcactaaaccctgtactgttataccccttttccactagctcttagaaacacgggtaaatgtgcgggggcacgcatttacccgtgtttttccctagtggaaaaaggTCCCCTGGCAAATTCCCGAATCAAGTGATCTGGGAatactacccgggtagctagccgggttgaacatgtgttcaacccggctagctgtctagtgtgaacgggagccgtgttgaggcgacacggctcccgttcacagtgtatagggagggcggagctgggagatcatgtgatctcccagcgccacccctgccgcgtcagtagcagcgtcaccaacctgacaatatgccgggttggtgagcgctgttcaaaagggggctgtagcacgggtccgaCCCGTGCTAAGTGAAAAAGGGGTATATGTGTGcttcgaggaccgtggttgggaatgcctgctgtagagtataatttatcacaggcattgcggtatgtggcataatatggtgcaaggacaAAAAACTGGTGGCAGAggactgttgttgcagggtcaaaaactggggtgtaaggtagtctttccctgcgaggccacgcccattttaagtgAAGGGGGTAGCGTGTTTGTCTGTTTGCTCAGATGAAGTCGATAAATACTGTTACCAGCTTTTTCCCCCCTCTAAACAGTGTAGGCATATTGTTGGTACTACTATGGTATTGGCAAGACAAAATACCACCCAAAATATACAGGCAGATATCCTATTAGTGGAGGGGAGTTACCGCAGCTAAAGGATTCCggtggggctatcctattagactCTGGCACATGAAACATAATCCCTGATAACCAGCCCCGGACACCAGTTATCAGACCCAAATAAATGGGTCCGCAATGATCCCACGTGTTATCGGCCGATAACAGGTGAGCTACCGCACTGTAAAAACAGGCTGCAACTGAATAGCCTGATAGCGTTATTGGGCTAAAAAGCCTGTTATTACCGTATGGTAACTCACCGTACTTATAGGATATCTGCCATACCCTTAAAAGGTTTGTTTACTAAACAGCAGTTTATAAAAGCAGACACTTCACCGATTGTTCAAGATCAAAACATAGATATGCAATGCTATTTACTAGCAATATACTGGTTGTTTAGCTATTAAAAAGCACTACCTTTATACATTTTGGCTTTAAAACACACAAGGAAGCGTAAGCTTTTACAAGCTTTGTTCACTACACCACTTAGCTCCTTTCACTCCCAACCAGTAATTCTCTCTTCAGTTTAGCCATAATCCCTGGCATCTCACCTTCCAGTCCACAGGAGTTGCAACATTGTGGTTTGATGTTAATTGAAGAGAGTCCACTACTCTCAAGATCTCATCAAAATTTCTACCAGTGGTTGCTGGATACAGTATTGACAACTTCATTTTCTTATCTGGGCCAATAATGAACACCTGAGACAATACGGAAGAGAAATCTGTTGGTCATTTAATtccttacattttttttaaatcagctcCTTTAAAATACTCATCTGAGATACCCACACATCGTGCAGTCACTGGCATCCCTTCATTGTCCTTCTCATCAGGATCCAGCATACCTAGTTGCACAGCAAGATCCCGTTTGGGATCTGCAATAATTGGAAAGGGTAGAGTCTCTGTGGGCTCATCGGAGTTGTATGCATTTATGTCCTGCAGGAGAGAAAGCATAAACTTATCTTTAATGGATTACCCCAAATCATACATGCTCTACACCATGAATGGGTGGAAGAAGAGTCATAGAATGTTCCTATACCCAGCACTTACATCATCACTAGCTCTAGTTAATGAGGTCTGCTAATGTCTGGCATTGGGATCATAGGGGGATACTTAGCAAATTGTATAGCTATGATAAGTTTTATGTAATAACATGCCCTATGAAGTCCAATTTAATAGGATATAGTCAATATCCACAGGGTCAAAATTTCAACATGAACAAAATAAAATCCAGCCACTGCTGCTAAGAGCAGGCGGcattttgaacctgttgacatttTGTGTTGACCTTAGTTTGTTTATAAAGGTTGATATGACAGTCATAAGTGGGTACTCCATTACAAGTGCTACTATTCTGGACAAGAACAAAAAATACCCAACCAAAAAATGGGCTATTATCACAATTTTACCCTGATAGTCATTATCGAGATATGCAATTACAGCCTGTTTATCGGCCAAAAAATTACCAGTTTTTGGGCAGTTACACATGGGATCCTGGACCCATGTGTTATCATGGTTCTGAGGGCTAGTTATTGTGGATTATGCATAATCCCCAATATATGTCAGGTATCTGGGTTGATTGTATAGTCCCCAGCTAATCCACTATCTGTGGTAAATTACCAAAGCTAATTGGATACTGCCTGAGGCCTGGCTTTCCACTGGCAAAATGTGATGAAAGTGAAATCACCCTTGAAATAAACAGGTCTACTGTCTCAAGAAGTAGAGGACAGATAGAACACTTGACAGAATTAAAGATAAACATAACATGTAATATACGTCTCTATTATACAAATCCCAGTATAACAATAATTGTTGCTGGTGTAAGTATGTTATTTGTTTCttgtatgaataaaaaaaaaaaaaaaaaaatctctactgTTAATACAGCCAAGTTAAAGGTAACAAAACGCAGAGGTTATTAACGTGTTATGAACCTGTGTGTGATGGACTATTTTAGCTACAATTAAGGCCAGACAATATGAGTGAGTGCAGCAGTTTCCTAACCAGAAAAGCACTACATCCTGTGACTTAACGATTACGTCACCAAGGCTTAATCATCTTCCTCCATTCATTACTATGTTGTGCCGTCTGACAGACACTGTTTTGTGCTGATGAAACTGGAACATTCTGAAATACCCATGTGTCTAAAATACTTACTCCTGAACATTTAAAAATACAGAACCCACAATCAACATTATTTTggaatcctaaaaaaaaaaaaaaaactcctcatAACTGAAGCGCCAAGACTACAATTAGCAAATTTTTGCATTCACTTAACAAGAGGCAAAGAATATGGAGGGtgggatgtaatagggtgcgagaatcagaaagtgagaactTTTGTTAGTGttcggtggtttttttttttttttaagcgcaaATCATTTACATGTCAAAATTAATCAGCTTACACTTGTAAATAATTGCAAGTAGAAAAaagaaaattataatatatatataataaaataaaaaagtgttcactctagcctgttttagcagggcgccgcaccctgcccgattttttaagtgcaaaacccgccctgccctttctgcggcgccctgctaaaacagccaccCGCTTTCTGCCCTCTCAGTGTGTAAAGATGCCGCGCACATCCGTTCACGCtgtcagagagcttgggggaagcccagcacctccgtaggtgctgggcacgcccccaacagtgacggcgCTGGACGCCCACGTCTATGGACTGAACCACCCACTTGCATTACGTGCAAGTGGCAATGCCTCCTatttgcatggccacaccccctcacgGACCCGCGCCCTTCCCCTAGAGTGAAAACAcccacaatatatatacatatcacccACAGAATCGGCACCTATGGATCAGTTTATATTGCAAGCAGCAAATTGTAGGCAAATTAGTCCAGAACACTGCTCCACGCTAAAATAATCAGATGTAAAGCCTATTGTCTTGTCATACATCATGACAACATTCTAGTGCAAAGACCAGTGAAACCGGTAAGATCTCATAATTCATTGCCTACCATTTTCTGCCAGCTCGTCTTTTCCAATAGCCAATGTAGTATTTACCTTGCTCCAGGAAAGATGGTCAGGCACAGAGTCTATGGACAGAGCGATCATGCGAACTTTTCGTTTCTTAAATTCTGGTGCTAGTTTTACTGCCCGTCCCAGCTCTGTGGTGCACACTGGCGTATAATCCCTCGGGTGTGAGAAAAGGACACCCCATCTGAAACAAAACAAAGGATAAGCAGCATGTTAGGGGTAATCTGCACCCGAGACAGGTCCTACATGTCAAAAAGTGATCAGTGTTTGGTCTTATGGGGAAGAGTATTCACAATTGCAGGGTTATTCCCTTCCTCACCAGGCCACAACTTATAAAATGCCGACATGCCCGAGCACTGCAGCTGCTAAACACTGTAACCGAGCACTGCATCGAAAGCCAGGAATTTCTATCAATGTTGAGCGTTCAGAGTGTGGCAATACTGAGCaggagactatgggggtgattcagacctgatcatagatgtactaaatttagcacatctacgatcagcttccctgacatgcagggggatgctcagcttccctgacatgcggggggatgctcagcttccctgacatgcggggggatgctcagcacagggctagtccaccccacatgtcaggccctgccccattgcacaagtacaaaagcatcacacagcggcgatgcttttgtactggtagagtagctcaCCAccagtgctggcagggagctacttggcctCCGTTGCCTGGACGGCGCTccctaaacggcagccaaatgccgctggTCCGCCCCCTCAGTCAGGCattggcgatcgcagggctaagacagccggcacatgcgcagttcagaacggcagccaaaatgccgctggtccgcCCCCTCAGCCGGGCattggcgatcgcagggctaagacagccggcacatgcgcagttcagacctgatcgttgctgtgggaacacgcacagcagtgatcaggtctgaattagcccctatatttgCCCCCATTACAATTTATAGTGTGCACAGCTTGGCAAGGCATGCGTGTGCCATGCTGGAAGGGTCGCTTATATTTGTACATTAGTTTTGCTGCTGAAAGTTCTCATATCTGCAGAGGCGCAGGGTACACTTTCTTATTATGCAGtacccacacaaatacaaaaattGTTCTGACACACACAAAAATTAAAAAAGGGCATTTTCAGAAAACTATTGCACATCGAATAAAATGTATCctatgcagttttgttttattgaaAAAGTGGATGGAAAGCACACGATAGTTCTCCCCATTTAAAAAATTCCacaaaaaaaaataactttttggTTCTTGTTTTGCCAATAACCTTTCTTGTAATGCATGGTTATATTCCATCCGCCGGTATGTCACCGGGTGTTGGGATCCCaaaggtcaggatactgatgcagggatcctgacagccagaatactGGTGCCGAGCACAGTGCTTTGGTCCCAGTGGtctattctccctcgggtggtggctTGACCACCCGAGTAGTGACTCTAGCCGGCGGTCCTGTATTTCACTGGGTGTCagaattccggcgtctgtatcctgaccaccgggatcatgACTGCATATCTTTAATCCCAATCAGTCAACATCAATGGGCTCCATAGACATAAATAAACAAGATATTTGTGGCAAGGTGTTCAGAACAGGCGGCACCCAGATATCAATGAGAGGGAGAAGACCCATTTAGCATAATCTAGGAATAATAAAATAAAGTCTGGCCTCTGcctccatggggaagggggggttgctgaGAAAACACCAAACAGCACAaacaagcctttttttttttttttttttacagacagaCACTCAACCCTGGTAGAAGTTGCCAGCTGACGGTGATGACAGCAAGTGGCCATGTCTAATTTGCCGACTGTCCCTGAAGCTGCGTACACACCGTGCGATATTTCTtttgatttttactatatagtcaaaaacataagatatagtgcatatcgcaccgtgtataTAGTCCGTGCGATGCTAATGCGCGGTCCAACAGGA
Proteins encoded in this window:
- the LOC134957801 gene encoding peroxiredoxin-6-like isoform X1 → MPGLLLGDCFPDFEADTTIGRIKFHEFLGNEWGVLFSHPRDYTPVCTTELGRAVKLAPEFKKRKVRMIALSIDSVPDHLSWSKDINAYNSDEPTETLPFPIIADPKRDLAVQLGMLDPDEKDNEGMPVTARCVFIIGPDKKMKLSILYPATTGRNFDEILRVVDSLQLTSNHNVATPVDWKLGDRVMVPPTVPEAEACKMFPSGVFTKELPSGKKYLRYTAQPK
- the LOC134957801 gene encoding peroxiredoxin-6-like isoform X2; translation: MESRLGTLGQSQEAFGRWGVLFSHPRDYTPVCTTELGRAVKLAPEFKKRKVRMIALSIDSVPDHLSWSKDINAYNSDEPTETLPFPIIADPKRDLAVQLGMLDPDEKDNEGMPVTARCVFIIGPDKKMKLSILYPATTGRNFDEILRVVDSLQLTSNHNVATPVDWKLGDRVMVPPTVPEAEACKMFPSGVFTKELPSGKKYLRYTAQPK